Sequence from the Sphingomicrobium clamense genome:
GATTGGCGGCGTGGAAGCGGAAGTTCGCGCCCTCGCCGAGCGTGATTTCGAGCTCGAGACGGCCGTAGCGCGGGGCGCTGTTGAGCGCCCACAATTCTGCCTTCGCGCCGGCCTCGACGGTCATGACCGCGCGTCGCACGTCGATCGCCTCGCCCGAAGGCATCCAGACCTCGGCGAAGGGCGCATCCCTGGTGACGTGAATCTCGCGCGCGGGCGCGAGTTCGTCCCACACTTCGGCAAGCGCCTTGTGGTCCGAATAACGAAATGCTTCGTCCTTATGTGAGGGCAGGGCCGTCACGCGAGCACCTCCGCATAACCTTCGGCTTCGAGCGCCTCGGCCAGTTCCGGACCGCCTGTCTTCACGATGCGGCCATCGGAAAGTACGTGCACCTTGTCCGGGCGGACATGATTCAAGAGGCGCTGGTAGTGGGTGATCAGCAGCACGCCCTTATCGGGCTGGCGCATGATCGAGTTGATGCCTTCGCCGACCGCCTTGAGCGCGTCGATGTCGAGCCCGCTGTCGGTCTCGTCGAGCACGGCGAACTTGGGATCCATGATCCCCATCTGCACCATCTCGGCGCGTTTCTTCTCGCCGCCCGAAAAGCCGACGTTGACGGGGCGCTTGAGCATGTCGGCCTTGAGGCCGAGCGCATCGGCCTGGCCGCGCGCGCGCTTGATGAAGTCGGCGCCCGAAAGCTCCTCTTCACCCCGCTCGCGGCGCATGGCGTTGAGGCCCTCGCGCAGGAATTGGAGCATCGACACGCCCGGAATTTCGACCGGGTACTGGAAGCCGAGGAACAGGCCGGCGGCGGCGCGTTCATGCGGCTCCATCTCGAACAGGTCGGCGCCGTCGAATTCGACGCTGCCGCCGGTCACTTCATAGCCCGGGCGCCCGCCCAACACGTAGGCGAGCGTCGACTTGCCCGCGCCATTGGGGCCCATGATGGCATGGACTTCGCCGGCAGGCACTTCGAGGCTCAGCCCTTTCAGAATGGGCTTGTCGCCAACGGTGGCGGTGAGGTCGGTAATCTTGAGCATGGCTTAGAGCACAAATCCTTGTTTCGCGAATTTCTTGCTGATCTTGTCGATGTCCTTCTGGCTGGTCGTGGCGATCGCCACGCGGCCGGTATCCTCGTCGGTGTGGACGCCCGTTTCCTTGCAGCTCTTCTCGACGAAGGCGGCGACGTCCTTGGCGATGTCTTTCGGTACGTAGCGGATCATCCGACACTCCCTTCCAGTGACAATGCGAGTAGTTTCTGCGCCTCGACCGCGAACTCCATCGGGAGCTCCTTGAGGACTTCCTTGGCAAAACCGTTGACGATGAGGGCGACGGCCTGCTCCTCGTCCAGCCCGCGCGACTGGGCGTAGAAGAGCTGGTCGTCTGAAATCTTGGATGTGGTTGCTTCGTGCTCGATGGTCGCGGTCGGGTTCTTGACCTCGATGTAGGGCACGGTGTGCGCGCCGCAGTCGCTTCCCAACAGCAGGCTGTCGCACTGGGTGAAGTTGCGGACATTCTCCGCCTTGGGCAGCACCCGCACCAGCCCGCGATAGGTATTGTCCGACTTGCCCGCCGAAATACCCTTCGAGATGATCGTCGAGCGCGAGCCTGCACCGATATGCACCATCTTGGTGCCGGTATCGGCCTGCTGGTAATTGTTGGTGAGCGCGACCGAATAGAATTCGCCGACGCTGTCTGCGCCCTTGAGGATGCAGGACGGATATTTCCAGGTGATCGCGCTGCCGGTTTCGACCTGCGTCCAGCTGACCTTCGAGCGGTCGCCGGCGCATAGCGCGCGCTTGGTCACGAAATTGTAGATGCCGCCCTTGCCGTTCTTGTCGCCCGGATACCAGTTCTGGACGGTCGAGTATTTCACCTCGGCGTCCTCGTGGGCGTAGATCTCGACCACCGCGGCGTGGAGTTGGTTCTCGTCGCGCATCGGCGCGGTGCAGCCTTCGAGGTAAGACACGTAGCTGCCCTTGTCGGCGACGATCAGCGTGCGCTCGAACTGGCCGGTATTTTCGGCATTGATGCGGAAATAGGTCGACAGCTCCATCGGGCAACGCACGCCCTCGGGGACGTAGACGAAGGTGCCGTCCGAAAAGACCGCGCTGTTGAGGCAGGCGTAGAAATTGTCGCGCTGCGGTACGACGCTGCCCAAATATTTCTTCACCAGCTCGGGATGTTCGCGGATCGCTTCGGAGATGGACATGAAGATCACGCCCGCTTTCTCCAGCTCCTCGCGGAAAGTGGTGGCGACCGAGACGCTGTCGAACACCGCGTCGACTGCGACCTTGCGCGCGCCCTCGACGCCCGCGAGCACCTTCTGCTCCTCGATCGGGATGCCGAGCTTTTCGTAGGTGCGACGGATTTCGGGGTCGAGCTCGTCGAGGCTTTTCAGCGTCGGCTTCTTCTTGGGCTCGGCATAATAATGCGCGTCCTGGAAATCGATCGGCGGGATGTCGAGCTTGGCCCAGTCGACCTCTTCCATCTCGAGCCATTTGCGAAAGCCCTCGAGACGCCATTCCAGCATCCACTCGGGCTCTTTTTTCTTGGCCGAGATGAAGCGGACCGTGTCCTCGTTGAGCCCCTTGGGCGCGAAGTCCTGCTCGATATCGGTGGAGAAGCCCCACTCATAATCCTTGTCGAGCGCCTCGCGGGCCTCGGGATTCATTTCCTCGCGGGTGGTCAGTTCGCGCTGGTCGGTCATTGCGCCAGCTCCTGCAACGAGACTGCATCCAGCGCGCCGCGAACCTTGGCGCCGACGATGTTCATGTGGGGCTTCACCTTGCAATGTTGGTCGAGCATGCAGTCCGAGATGCCGGTCTCGCTGCACTGGGTCATGTGGATCGGGCCTTCGACCGCCTCGATGATGTCGGCGAGGCTGATTTCGGGGACAGCGCGCGCGAGGCTGTAGCCGCCCGATGCGCCACGCTGGCTGTCGAGCAGGTCGGCCTTGGCCAGCAGCTGCGTGATCTTCTGCGCGGTCGGGGCAGGCACGCCGGTTTCCTCCGCCAGTTGCGCAGCCGACCAGCGCTCGCCGGGCGTGCGGCGGGCGGCGGCGGTCATCATCACGACCG
This genomic interval carries:
- the sufC gene encoding Fe-S cluster assembly ATPase SufC — translated: MLKITDLTATVGDKPILKGLSLEVPAGEVHAIMGPNGAGKSTLAYVLGGRPGYEVTGGSVEFDGADLFEMEPHERAAAGLFLGFQYPVEIPGVSMLQFLREGLNAMRRERGEEELSGADFIKRARGQADALGLKADMLKRPVNVGFSGGEKKRAEMVQMGIMDPKFAVLDETDSGLDIDALKAVGEGINSIMRQPDKGVLLITHYQRLLNHVRPDKVHVLSDGRIVKTGGPELAEALEAEGYAEVLA
- the sufB gene encoding Fe-S cluster assembly protein SufB, which gives rise to MNPEAREALDKDYEWGFSTDIEQDFAPKGLNEDTVRFISAKKKEPEWMLEWRLEGFRKWLEMEEVDWAKLDIPPIDFQDAHYYAEPKKKPTLKSLDELDPEIRRTYEKLGIPIEEQKVLAGVEGARKVAVDAVFDSVSVATTFREELEKAGVIFMSISEAIREHPELVKKYLGSVVPQRDNFYACLNSAVFSDGTFVYVPEGVRCPMELSTYFRINAENTGQFERTLIVADKGSYVSYLEGCTAPMRDENQLHAAVVEIYAHEDAEVKYSTVQNWYPGDKNGKGGIYNFVTKRALCAGDRSKVSWTQVETGSAITWKYPSCILKGADSVGEFYSVALTNNYQQADTGTKMVHIGAGSRSTIISKGISAGKSDNTYRGLVRVLPKAENVRNFTQCDSLLLGSDCGAHTVPYIEVKNPTATIEHEATTSKISDDQLFYAQSRGLDEEQAVALIVNGFAKEVLKELPMEFAVEAQKLLALSLEGSVG
- a CDS encoding SUF system Fe-S cluster assembly regulator, translating into MRLTHLADYAVVMMTAAARRTPGERWSAAQLAEETGVPAPTAQKITQLLAKADLLDSQRGASGGYSLARAVPEISLADIIEAVEGPIHMTQCSETGISDCMLDQHCKVKPHMNIVGAKVRGALDAVSLQELAQ